The Lolium perenne isolate Kyuss_39 chromosome 6, Kyuss_2.0, whole genome shotgun sequence genome segment TACAGACCTCATGAATAATTTCATGAACAGTAACCACACTCTCCAAAATAAACACACCCTTAAATAAAGTGGATTAGTGGTAAGAAATCAATCTGTCAATGACCCTAGCAAACCTATTAGTAATAACTTtcgtgaagatcttaaagatgcaGTTAAGCAAACTAAAAGGTCCATTCTTTTTCATTTCCCTGGCATCATCTTTCTTTAGGTATTAAGGTGATCATAGCAAAATTTAACCTATATATGTCTAAGGAAACTGTCCTATCATACTCTCACACGGaaatgagaaaaaaaaagttaCAACAACATGTGACTGATTAAGAGTGGCCGGATTTGTACTTTTCCACTAATATTGGATATATAGGAAAGCTAGCAAGATCACATCACTAGTGACGTTAACAAGACAGCAACCTATACTGCTAATACAGAAATAGCTCCCACGTCCGCGATAGTTCGGATCATGGAAATAAATTGTTCGAAACCATTCAATTCCCAGAGGAGTTGAAGGAAAAACCTGCCTAAATTCCGAACAACTATTTGAATTCCTTACTACATGAAATCCATCTTTGTATCTTCTATGGACACAACTCTTGTCACTAACTAACAGACATGATATTGTGATATGCAAGCACGACTCTTTTAGTCGATAAAAGCAAGAAAAGCTGGAGCACGAGTGTATATATCTAGGAATTAAGCACTTAAGCATTCTTGTTGTCTCCTATCGTACTCTcagaagaaaatgagaaaaaagTTACATCGACATCTGACTTGATTGAGATTGGCCGGATTTGTACTTTATACTATTAAAGGATTTACATGAAAGCTAGCCAGTTCACATCACTAGTGACGTAAACAAGACAGCAACTTCTACTGCTACATAACAATAGCACCCACGTACGTTCAGGCCATGGAAACTTTTGTTTGAAACCATTCAATTCCCAGACGAATTGAAGGAAAAATCTGCCCGAATTTCCAATCTAATACGTGAATCCCTTAAGATTACATGAAATCCATCTTTGTGTCATCTATGCACACAACTCTTGTGACTAACTAATAGACAGGACTGAGTTTGATATTGTGATATGCAAACAGGACTCCTTTATTTCCCTACGTGGCAGCCTAACTACTCTCGAGTGTATTTGCAGCTTGAGTTTGGTCCTTTCAAGCCGTCGATGAATCCTGCAACTTCCAGGACTGACAGGCATATGGTCCCGAGTGTCTTGCGAGGGTCAGCAAGCCCATATGCGCCCTTAAACCCGCGCAGCTGCTGTCATCCGAGCATCGAGTTCAGATCGGACGGCGCAGGCGCCCTCCTGTCCTTCAGACGCCTGCTGAGCTTAAGCGCCGAGCTCAGCAGCGGTGCCCGGTTTTAATCACAAGATGACCTCGAGGCGCACGACGGCGGCTGCCTCGGCGGCGATGAACCGCTCCGAGTCGGAGTGGGCCTTCCGGAGCGCGGATGGGCCAGGCCGAACGACAGACTCCGGCGTGCCCTCCTCGGAGCTCTCCTCCTCCGGGATGGAGAAGAGCACCCCGGCCCACGACGACCCGCCGTAGCTGTAGTAGTAGTACTCATCCACCATCCGGTACCCGTAGTACGCCTCGaacgccgccgcgccgccctccgctgccgacgacgacgacgcaggcCTCAGCCGCAGAACCTTGAAGAAG includes the following:
- the LOC127344963 gene encoding uncharacterized protein, with amino-acid sequence MAQLPAVLPPLALVDGGRKKRAGLPRLLHKFFFKVLRLRPASSSSAAEGGAAAFEAYYGYRMVDEYYYYSYGGSSWAGVLFSIPEEESSEEGTPESVVRPGPSALRKAHSDSERFIAAEAAAVVRLEVIL